In Flexibacter flexilis DSM 6793, a genomic segment contains:
- a CDS encoding LytR/AlgR family response regulator transcription factor produces MRKNIRILIVEDEFVTLDLLRDYLEESGYEISGDAMSAAEALEVLEQGQTDFAMLDINIKGDKDGIWLAEQIQEKYHIPFVFLTAFSDAPTVKAASRTHPYGYLVKPFTKADIFTTLEIALSNYNNQKQDKTLNNDAPDTIFVKENQTYTKVCIKEIRYVQAYKNYLELRLADNRQVIRSTLSDFQKALPMSHFIQTHRSYLVNTNFIDKVGSDFLTIGSDEIPLSRGFREEVLKRLNFYI; encoded by the coding sequence ATGCGTAAAAATATCCGAATACTAATAGTAGAAGATGAGTTTGTAACGTTGGATTTGCTGCGTGATTATCTGGAAGAAAGCGGCTACGAAATTTCGGGCGATGCCATGAGTGCCGCCGAAGCCCTCGAAGTATTGGAGCAAGGGCAAACGGATTTTGCTATGCTGGACATCAATATTAAAGGCGATAAAGATGGGATTTGGCTGGCGGAACAAATTCAAGAAAAATACCATATTCCGTTTGTGTTCCTGACGGCTTTTAGCGACGCGCCGACGGTGAAAGCCGCTTCACGTACGCACCCTTACGGCTATTTGGTAAAGCCTTTCACCAAAGCCGATATTTTTACGACACTGGAAATTGCCTTGAGTAATTACAACAACCAGAAGCAAGACAAGACCCTGAACAACGACGCGCCAGACACCATTTTTGTAAAAGAAAACCAAACTTATACGAAGGTTTGTATCAAAGAAATCCGATACGTACAGGCCTACAAGAATTATTTGGAGTTGCGGTTGGCCGACAATCGCCAAGTTATTCGCTCAACGCTTTCGGATTTTCAGAAGGCATTGCCAATGTCTCATTTTATCCAGACACATCGGTCTTACCTTGTCAATACGAATTTTATAGACAAGGTTGGCTCTGATTTTCTGACCATCGGTTCAGATGAAATTCCGTTGAGTAGAGGGTTTCGAGAAGAGGTCTTAAAGCGACTGAATTTTTACATTTAA
- a CDS encoding tetratricopeptide repeat-containing sensor histidine kinase: protein MKKILIISFLLWSVVVLAQPQLTIEEFGQLSGTQQRIDFMADSNMLRIDWPTYQLILKDIQAKNDPKAEIFWHYQCVRHLDYFQKSEIFNQEIEVMLRFAQENDLKAELVIAQFYKTLRLFGGGELTEQQAYSEYLNGFEQIKFLGVEAFRDYNLFVVLHEIGRNFYQLGDNEKALETLLLAEKVAKKGTHFQTLILNLIESIYADKKDYPNAIIYAKKIYALNLTNKFSSVQDPKNWYPIFWQGLALLDLAQYEFALGNFAEGETYADQGYKRYQAQEDVNDQDKVIAAFDALQVLIKIKLKLGKLREVEPLLKKVEFLKQHINFSEDINYFKPLRFYQNYTSYYEAKKDYTNAYRYMKLASQMEDSLKSRNDKRTLWQTEMRVKASRYQEQIRSVEEDSRVQQQLRNVVIAGLVVLTIFGLVFYLRIRKDNKTISEQKTMLEKSLVEKETLLKEIHHRVKNNLQIISGLFDKQARVAKDETTKRLMREGQDRVFSIALVHQNLYQSENLATIEMKSYLKTLVKNIEKSQKSEYQNIRVVLEIDETVVDIDTAIPLGLILNELITNCYKYAFADRMEGEMKIQFSQQINEITFSVADDGVGLPADFDIQKTRSLGMNLVRGLVRQLGGKLTFTSSESGTIFTIYCLK, encoded by the coding sequence ATGAAAAAGATTTTAATAATAAGCTTCTTGTTGTGGAGTGTAGTGGTGTTGGCTCAACCGCAATTGACTATCGAAGAATTTGGGCAACTTAGTGGCACGCAACAACGTATTGATTTTATGGCCGACTCGAATATGTTGCGGATAGATTGGCCTACTTATCAACTGATATTAAAAGATATTCAGGCCAAAAATGACCCCAAAGCCGAAATTTTTTGGCATTATCAGTGCGTACGACACCTTGATTATTTCCAGAAGTCAGAGATATTCAATCAGGAAATAGAAGTGATGCTTCGATTTGCCCAAGAAAATGATTTGAAAGCCGAGCTTGTCATCGCACAATTTTACAAGACCTTGCGACTTTTTGGGGGTGGAGAACTGACAGAACAACAGGCTTATTCGGAATATCTGAATGGTTTTGAACAAATAAAATTCTTGGGAGTGGAAGCCTTTCGAGACTATAATCTGTTTGTGGTGTTGCATGAAATTGGGCGCAATTTTTATCAGTTGGGCGACAATGAAAAGGCCTTGGAAACGCTGCTGTTGGCCGAAAAAGTAGCCAAAAAAGGTACTCATTTCCAGACGCTTATCCTAAATTTGATAGAGTCTATTTATGCCGACAAAAAAGACTACCCCAATGCCATTATCTATGCCAAAAAAATCTATGCGTTGAATCTTACCAATAAATTTAGCTCAGTACAAGACCCCAAAAACTGGTATCCGATTTTTTGGCAGGGGTTGGCCCTGCTGGATCTTGCGCAATATGAGTTTGCGTTGGGCAATTTTGCGGAAGGCGAAACGTATGCCGATCAAGGTTATAAACGCTATCAAGCCCAAGAAGATGTAAATGACCAAGATAAAGTAATCGCGGCGTTTGATGCGTTGCAAGTTTTGATAAAAATAAAATTGAAGTTGGGGAAGTTGCGTGAGGTAGAGCCATTGCTCAAAAAAGTAGAATTTTTGAAGCAACACATCAATTTTTCGGAGGATATTAATTATTTCAAACCGCTACGATTTTATCAAAATTATACGAGTTATTACGAAGCGAAAAAAGATTATACGAATGCGTACCGTTACATGAAATTGGCTTCGCAAATGGAAGATAGCCTCAAAAGCCGCAACGACAAACGGACACTTTGGCAAACGGAAATGCGCGTGAAAGCCAGCCGCTACCAAGAGCAAATCAGGTCGGTGGAAGAGGATAGCCGCGTACAACAGCAATTGCGTAATGTGGTAATTGCGGGTTTGGTTGTGTTGACTATTTTTGGTTTGGTGTTTTACTTACGCATCAGAAAAGATAACAAGACGATTTCGGAACAAAAAACGATGCTAGAAAAGTCGTTGGTAGAAAAAGAAACGCTATTGAAAGAGATTCATCATCGCGTAAAAAATAACTTGCAAATTATCTCGGGGCTTTTTGACAAGCAAGCCCGCGTAGCCAAAGATGAAACGACCAAACGACTGATGCGTGAAGGCCAAGACCGCGTGTTTTCGATTGCGTTGGTTCATCAAAACTTGTATCAGTCGGAGAATTTGGCCACCATCGAAATGAAGTCGTACTTGAAAACATTGGTCAAAAACATAGAGAAATCGCAAAAAAGCGAATACCAGAACATTCGTGTCGTTTTGGAAATAGATGAAACCGTCGTGGATATTGATACGGCGATTCCTTTGGGGCTGATCTTGAATGAATTGATTACCAATTGCTACAAATACGCCTTCGCAGATCGAATGGAAGGCGAAATGAAAATCCAATTTAGCCAGCAAATCAATGAAATTACGTTTAGTGTGGCCGACGATGGGGTTGGATTGCCTGCGGATTTTGACATACAGAAAACACGTTCGTTGGGCATGAATTTGGTACGCGGTTTGGTGCGCCAGTTGGGCGGCAAACTAACTTTTACGAGTAGCGAATCGGGGACGATATTTACTATTTACTGTTTGAAGTAA
- a CDS encoding T9SS type A sorting domain-containing protein: MKKISLIIFSLLSANVVHAQYTGGNNDGLAYAILTQSACAVADPTYVYFGGSNDGFAKNTLTQSACAVADPTYVYFGGSNDGFAKNTLTQSACAVPDPTYVYFGGNNDGFAKNTLTQSACAVADPTYVYFGGSNDGLAYGTLTNCSTLPIELLRWEANCKGNKMELLWETASELNNDYFTIEKSNDAKTWAVLATIPAAGNSRDLLRYTFADPNPSENTTYYRLKQTDFDGASVYSATVAANCKDNRQLNLATVYPNPSTGVFMLKGFGVQAKVLVYNALGQCILQKVITNDLAEIDLSQERAGVYQLHIATESNVTINKLVIER; this comes from the coding sequence ATGAAGAAAATATCACTTATCATATTTTCTCTGTTGTCGGCTAACGTAGTTCACGCGCAATATACTGGCGGCAATAATGATGGGTTGGCTTATGCTATCCTTACGCAATCGGCGTGTGCGGTAGCAGACCCGACTTATGTTTATTTTGGGGGAAGTAATGACGGTTTTGCGAAAAATACGCTTACGCAATCGGCGTGTGCGGTAGCAGACCCGACTTACGTTTATTTTGGGGGAAGTAATGACGGTTTTGCGAAAAATACGCTTACGCAATCGGCGTGTGCCGTGCCAGACCCGACTTACGTTTATTTTGGGGGAAATAATGACGGTTTTGCGAAAAATACGCTTACGCAATCGGCGTGTGCGGTAGCAGACCCGACTTACGTTTATTTTGGTGGAAGCAATGATGGCTTGGCGTATGGCACGCTGACCAATTGTTCTACTTTGCCTATTGAGTTGTTGCGCTGGGAAGCCAATTGCAAAGGCAACAAAATGGAGCTTTTGTGGGAAACGGCCTCCGAACTTAACAACGATTATTTTACTATCGAAAAAAGCAACGATGCGAAAACTTGGGCGGTGTTGGCTACCATACCCGCCGCAGGTAACAGCAGAGATTTGTTACGTTATACGTTTGCAGACCCCAACCCGTCTGAAAACACTACTTACTATCGCCTGAAACAAACAGATTTTGATGGCGCAAGTGTGTATTCGGCTACGGTGGCTGCTAATTGTAAAGATAACCGACAACTTAATTTAGCAACCGTTTACCCCAATCCAAGTACGGGAGTATTCATGCTAAAAGGTTTTGGTGTTCAGGCCAAAGTGTTAGTTTATAACGCGTTAGGTCAGTGTATTTTGCAAAAAGTGATTACTAATGATTTGGCAGAAATTGATTTGAGTCAAGAACGAGCAGGTGTTTATCAGTTGCATATCGCCACGGAAAGCAATGTAACCATCAACAAATTAGTAATCGAAAGGTAA
- a CDS encoding MFS transporter codes for MTLGFAQVMLWGGSFFLLSILGEPMMHETGWSHEYIYGALSVAILISGLISPFVGQKINFTNKNYILLFAGLVMAAGIATLAFSYNQWVFMLGWVIIGVAMGMGLYDALFASLGKKYGANAKQFIVQITLISGFTTTLVWPTLSFLLTRFGWRDACLMYAAALAVLILPIHYFTLFHSENKSTQKPQLNSETQQPTTAAFLHSSNVYYLLLINFKIGSVLMTGVYIYLIDILTNNHLSVNEAIAVGAMLGPSQVGVRALDMFLAPKTPIRTAIIAAFAILIGLTILHLNPSVAVIGVVMFGLGNGMRSILRGTLPLWIYGQESYALVIGKLARLPLIAQALTPFFGGLIILHFNTNVFLDILCGLALLNTLPVIILYKILETNSQTQQTVESYENNTTKRGELLCK; via the coding sequence TTGACACTGGGGTTTGCTCAAGTAATGTTATGGGGAGGCTCATTTTTTCTGCTTTCGATTCTGGGCGAACCGATGATGCACGAAACGGGTTGGTCGCACGAATACATTTATGGGGCTTTGTCGGTGGCTATTTTGATTTCTGGACTGATTTCGCCATTTGTTGGGCAAAAAATCAATTTCACGAACAAAAATTATATTCTGCTGTTCGCTGGCCTTGTGATGGCCGCAGGTATCGCAACCCTCGCTTTTTCGTATAACCAATGGGTTTTTATGTTGGGCTGGGTAATCATTGGCGTAGCGATGGGAATGGGCTTGTACGATGCGCTTTTTGCTTCTTTAGGCAAAAAATATGGCGCAAATGCCAAGCAGTTTATTGTACAAATTACCTTGATTTCGGGGTTTACGACAACGCTTGTTTGGCCTACTCTCTCGTTTTTGCTGACGCGCTTCGGATGGCGCGACGCTTGCCTGATGTATGCCGCAGCACTGGCCGTCCTGATTCTGCCGATTCATTATTTTACGCTATTTCATTCAGAAAATAAAAGCACTCAAAAACCGCAACTTAATTCAGAAACGCAACAACCAACAACAGCCGCCTTTCTTCACTCGTCCAATGTGTATTATTTGTTACTGATAAATTTTAAGATTGGTTCTGTCCTGATGACGGGGGTTTACATTTACCTCATCGACATCCTGACCAACAATCATTTGTCTGTAAATGAGGCCATTGCCGTCGGGGCGATGCTCGGTCCAAGTCAAGTAGGTGTTCGGGCTTTGGATATGTTCCTTGCTCCCAAAACACCCATCCGAACCGCCATTATAGCGGCTTTCGCGATTCTGATTGGCCTTACGATACTGCACCTCAACCCTTCGGTTGCGGTAATCGGTGTTGTAATGTTCGGGTTAGGCAACGGAATGCGTTCGATTTTGCGTGGCACTTTGCCACTTTGGATTTACGGCCAAGAAAGTTACGCCCTCGTTATTGGCAAGCTGGCCAGACTACCACTTATTGCGCAAGCACTCACGCCATTTTTTGGCGGACTGATTATCCTACATTTCAACACGAATGTGTTTTTGGATATTCTCTGCGGCTTGGCATTGCTCAACACCTTACCTGTAATTATTTTATACAAAATACTTGAAACCAATAGTCAAACCCAACAAACCGTAGAATCTTATGAAAATAATACCACTAAAAGAGGGGAATTACTCTGTAAATAA
- a CDS encoding acyl-CoA dehydrogenase produces the protein MNFQLTEEQAAVQAAAREFAQTELLPGVIDRDEDQIFPAEQVKKMGELGFLGMMTSPAYGGGGMDTVSYVLAMEELSKVDASASVVMSVNNSLVCWGLEKYGTEEQKKKYLTPLAKGEIIGAFCLSEPEAGSDATSQRTTAEDKGDHYLINGTKNWITNGGTASVYLVIAQTHVEKGHKGINAIIVEKGTPGFVVGKKENKLGIRGSDTHSLMFTDVKVPKENRIGEDGFGFTFAMNVLNGGRIGIAAQALGIASGAYELAVKYSKERKAFGKPISQHQGIQFKLADMATKIEAARLLCLQAASLKDAHQDYAKAGAMAKLFASQVAMEVTVEAVQVHGGYGFVKEYHVERLMRDAKITQIYEGTSEIQKIVISREVLK, from the coding sequence ATGAACTTTCAATTAACAGAAGAACAAGCCGCGGTGCAAGCTGCTGCTCGTGAATTTGCACAAACAGAATTACTTCCTGGCGTAATCGACCGCGACGAAGACCAAATTTTCCCTGCTGAACAAGTGAAGAAAATGGGTGAATTGGGCTTTTTGGGCATGATGACCTCTCCAGCGTATGGCGGTGGCGGCATGGATACGGTTTCTTATGTGTTGGCTATGGAAGAACTTTCTAAAGTTGATGCGTCGGCTTCGGTGGTAATGTCAGTGAACAACTCATTGGTTTGCTGGGGTTTGGAAAAATACGGCACTGAAGAGCAAAAGAAAAAATATTTAACACCATTGGCCAAAGGCGAAATTATTGGTGCGTTCTGTTTGTCTGAGCCAGAAGCAGGTTCGGATGCAACTTCGCAACGCACTACTGCCGAAGACAAAGGCGACCACTACCTTATCAATGGTACTAAAAACTGGATTACGAACGGCGGAACGGCTTCTGTGTATTTGGTAATTGCTCAAACACACGTAGAAAAAGGCCACAAAGGCATTAATGCCATTATCGTAGAAAAAGGTACACCAGGTTTTGTGGTAGGTAAGAAAGAAAACAAACTTGGGATTCGTGGTTCTGATACGCATTCTTTGATGTTTACGGACGTGAAAGTGCCAAAAGAAAACCGCATCGGAGAAGATGGTTTTGGTTTTACTTTTGCCATGAACGTACTAAACGGTGGCCGTATCGGTATTGCGGCGCAAGCCTTGGGTATCGCTTCGGGTGCTTATGAGTTGGCCGTAAAATATTCTAAAGAGCGTAAAGCATTTGGCAAACCAATTTCGCAACATCAAGGTATTCAGTTCAAATTAGCGGACATGGCTACCAAAATTGAGGCGGCTCGTTTGCTTTGCTTGCAAGCAGCTTCTCTAAAAGATGCGCACCAAGATTATGCTAAAGCTGGTGCAATGGCTAAATTATTTGCTTCGCAAGTGGCGATGGAAGTAACGGTAGAGGCCGTACAAGTGCACGGAGGTTACGGATTTGTGAAGGAATATCACGTAGAACGTCTGATGCGTGATGCAAAAATTACACAGATTTACGAAGGAACTTCAGAAATACAAAAGATTGTAATTTCTCGTGAAGTTTTGAAGTAA
- a CDS encoding SUMF1/EgtB/PvdO family nonheme iron enzyme: MKQKFFALIFLLGLFTTTKANNLVIGTPAVSGSNLQFTIAWDNSWNTNIGPQNWDAVWVFVKRQSCTDNLWVHAPVSTSSASHAVTGTELQVDAVTDGMGVFVRRSSVANGNISTATVTLALQTAANVSDNFQVFGIEMVNIPQGDFYIGDNTSTSYNFRTLQITSAVQSAGLGAASVYQSSSYGSTANLPAAFPLGWNNFYCMKYEISQEQYASFLNTLTFVQQNARQAVSPASAVGTTALYGSSRNRIEISTSGVSANNTPAVFSCDLNNNNVFNETNDGQNVACNYLSWADMIAYLDWAALRPMTEFEFEKVGRGPASVVTPNEYCWGTTTATQVTGITNSGTSSEVASNSGTGLSCYGSVTGGPLRCGYAATSATTRVQAGASFYGVMELCGNVEEQCIGGYNYNYSAFTNANGDGTLANTGAANTANWPTSGGGTGGGIARGGDWSNAANQMQVSIRIWMTDNSNANRDSRVGGRGVRSF, encoded by the coding sequence ATGAAACAGAAATTTTTCGCGCTAATCTTCCTTTTAGGATTATTTACAACCACTAAAGCCAACAATTTAGTAATTGGTACGCCAGCCGTATCAGGTAGTAATCTGCAATTTACGATAGCTTGGGACAATAGCTGGAACACCAACATCGGGCCTCAGAACTGGGACGCAGTTTGGGTTTTTGTGAAACGACAATCTTGTACGGATAACTTGTGGGTGCATGCCCCTGTAAGTACGAGTTCGGCGAGCCATGCGGTAACAGGTACAGAGTTGCAAGTCGATGCCGTAACCGACGGAATGGGCGTGTTCGTTAGACGTTCGTCTGTAGCCAACGGCAACATTAGCACTGCGACGGTTACACTTGCTTTGCAAACAGCCGCGAACGTTTCGGACAACTTCCAAGTATTTGGTATCGAAATGGTAAATATTCCGCAAGGCGATTTTTACATCGGCGATAACACCAGCACCAGCTACAACTTTAGAACACTTCAAATTACTTCGGCCGTACAGTCGGCAGGACTTGGGGCTGCTTCTGTATATCAATCAAGTAGCTACGGTTCTACGGCCAATCTTCCTGCGGCTTTTCCGCTTGGTTGGAATAATTTTTATTGCATGAAATACGAAATCAGCCAAGAACAATACGCCTCGTTTCTGAATACACTTACTTTCGTACAACAAAATGCTCGTCAGGCCGTCTCTCCTGCCTCTGCGGTAGGTACAACGGCGTTATACGGAAGTTCTCGCAACCGCATTGAGATTAGTACCAGTGGCGTGTCTGCCAACAATACACCTGCGGTTTTTTCTTGTGATTTGAATAATAACAATGTTTTTAACGAAACGAACGATGGCCAAAACGTTGCTTGTAATTACCTTTCGTGGGCAGATATGATAGCCTATTTGGATTGGGCAGCACTCAGACCCATGACCGAATTTGAGTTCGAAAAAGTGGGCAGAGGCCCTGCATCAGTAGTTACACCCAACGAATATTGCTGGGGTACAACCACTGCCACACAAGTAACAGGTATTACCAATTCCGGAACTTCTTCTGAAGTAGCTTCTAATTCAGGTACTGGCCTGAGTTGCTATGGTAGCGTAACGGGAGGCCCTTTGCGTTGTGGCTATGCCGCCACTTCTGCTACCACTCGCGTGCAAGCAGGTGCTTCTTTTTATGGTGTAATGGAGTTATGTGGAAATGTAGAGGAACAATGTATCGGTGGTTACAACTACAATTACTCTGCATTTACCAATGCCAATGGCGACGGTACACTTGCTAACACTGGAGCCGCCAATACAGCCAACTGGCCTACTTCTGGCGGAGGAACTGGCGGCGGCATTGCTCGTGGCGGAGATTGGTCAAATGCAGCCAACCAAATGCAAGTAAGTATAAGAATATGGATGACAGACAACAGCAACGCGAATAGAGATAGTCGTGTAGGAGGTAGAGGCGTAAGAAGTTTCTAA
- a CDS encoding helix-turn-helix domain-containing protein, with the protein MEDYNKIIESLGVRFIKARNIKVLKPFKLENYYDVENTIILIHRGEIVIDSTQERVGSGDILFIPANRQVSFTYGEKAPSINYEEFMENNAGFYEMNKVVTPDKIDGDNYTYVTFEAKVFDSVNFFSSLDIPAFVIPAHSTLTSHITEIVKENISSEPGRDRIIKNNTERIAIEVLRFILQKRLFVEQLATNSTYFKDPRLINIFAYIKENLGGDLSNKVLASVAQVSEDYVGQYFKMLTSINPQDYIEYQRMEAAVSLLRTTKKSIRDIGREVGYKDTAYFCRRFKMMFGIPAGKMRRRESLMNL; encoded by the coding sequence ATGGAAGACTACAATAAAATTATCGAATCGTTAGGGGTACGCTTTATTAAAGCACGCAACATCAAGGTGTTGAAACCCTTCAAATTGGAAAACTACTACGACGTAGAAAACACTATTATCCTTATTCACAGAGGCGAAATCGTGATTGACAGTACGCAAGAGCGCGTAGGTTCGGGTGACATTTTGTTTATCCCTGCCAACCGCCAAGTGTCGTTCACGTATGGCGAAAAAGCTCCTTCTATCAATTATGAGGAGTTCATGGAAAACAACGCGGGTTTCTATGAAATGAACAAAGTAGTTACGCCAGATAAAATTGATGGCGATAATTATACTTATGTTACTTTCGAGGCCAAAGTTTTTGATTCTGTAAATTTCTTTTCGTCTTTGGACATTCCTGCTTTCGTAATTCCTGCGCATTCTACTTTGACTTCGCACATTACTGAAATCGTGAAAGAAAACATTAGCAGCGAGCCAGGCCGCGACCGTATTATCAAAAATAATACAGAACGTATTGCTATTGAAGTGTTACGTTTTATTTTACAAAAACGTTTGTTTGTGGAGCAGTTGGCAACCAACAGCACGTACTTCAAAGATCCACGTCTTATCAACATTTTCGCTTACATCAAAGAAAATTTGGGTGGCGATCTTTCAAACAAAGTGTTGGCGAGCGTAGCGCAAGTATCGGAAGATTATGTAGGTCAGTATTTCAAAATGCTTACGAGCATCAACCCACAAGACTACATCGAGTACCAACGTATGGAAGCTGCCGTATCGTTGTTGCGCACTACGAAGAAAAGCATTCGCGACATCGGTCGTGAAGTAGGCTACAAAGATACTGCTTACTTCTGCCGTCGTTTCAAAATGATGTTCGGTATTCCTGCGGGCAAAATGCGCCGTCGTGAATCATTGATGAACTTATAG
- a CDS encoding T9SS type A sorting domain-containing protein produces the protein MKNSLVKSAFWVAAFVVSSATAQAQALAYTAPVSEPAADETPKTTATSLVANIATSHAQHRLNTLQLTCLNKADKGVKISIADAHGSVVFSERLSGLHSFRRTYDVSELASGQYRLVVDNGVERTEKSIVF, from the coding sequence ATGAAAAACTCTCTTGTAAAATCAGCATTTTGGGTTGCGGCTTTCGTAGTTAGCTCCGCGACTGCCCAAGCCCAAGCGTTGGCTTATACTGCTCCAGTTTCTGAGCCTGCCGCCGACGAAACTCCAAAAACAACCGCAACCAGCCTTGTGGCCAACATCGCTACATCGCACGCACAACACCGCCTCAATACCCTGCAACTCACTTGTCTGAACAAGGCAGACAAAGGCGTAAAAATTTCTATCGCCGATGCGCACGGTAGCGTAGTGTTTTCTGAGCGTTTGAGTGGTTTGCATTCGTTCCGCCGTACTTACGACGTTTCGGAATTGGCTTCTGGTCAATACCGTTTGGTTGTGGACAATGGCGTTGAGCGCACCGAAAAAAGTATAGTTTTCTAA
- a CDS encoding MBL fold metallo-hydrolase, with the protein MKIIPLKEGNYSVNKQKEFRLLHTVADPTGELKMAVQPFLVITDKDYILLDTGLAGQVNGKPLIHECLSQAGVAPEQITKVLISHLHKDHIEGIGEFDGKTLKPHFPNAKVYLQQREYEFALEQTNNLSYNTALIAQIPTLKVAWLNADKGQIGDDIFFEVTGGHSLFHQVFWIKNQTQVAFYGADNLPQQYYLKHQVAYKSNTDGKRALELRQRWQKSGSTEHWTILLYHDMEQPLIHLGA; encoded by the coding sequence ATGAAAATAATACCACTAAAAGAGGGGAATTACTCTGTAAATAAACAGAAGGAATTCAGACTGTTACATACTGTGGCAGACCCTACAGGCGAATTGAAAATGGCCGTACAACCATTTTTGGTCATTACGGATAAAGACTACATTTTGTTGGATACGGGTTTGGCGGGGCAAGTCAATGGCAAGCCGCTCATACACGAATGTTTGAGCCAAGCGGGTGTAGCACCCGAACAAATTACCAAAGTATTGATTTCGCATTTGCACAAAGACCACATCGAAGGCATCGGCGAGTTTGACGGAAAAACGCTAAAACCTCATTTCCCAAACGCAAAAGTGTATTTGCAACAACGTGAATACGAATTTGCTTTGGAGCAAACAAATAATTTGTCGTATAACACGGCACTGATTGCCCAAATCCCGACGCTAAAAGTGGCGTGGCTCAACGCTGACAAAGGTCAAATCGGCGACGATATTTTCTTTGAAGTAACTGGCGGACACAGTCTTTTTCATCAGGTATTTTGGATAAAAAATCAAACGCAAGTGGCCTTTTATGGCGCGGACAATTTGCCACAACAATATTATCTCAAACATCAGGTAGCCTACAAAAGCAACACCGACGGCAAACGCGCTTTAGAGCTGCGCCAAAGATGGCAAAAGTCAGGTTCTACCGAACACTGGACAATTCTTTTGTACCACGACATGGAACAACCGCTTATTCATTTGGGCGCGTAA
- a CDS encoding LysR substrate-binding domain-containing protein, whose amino-acid sequence MELRQLRYFLKAKELLNFTEAANSLYISQSTLSQQIRQLEDELGLPLFDRVGKKVALTEAGEVFAEYAFHSLQKAKDGYLALKDLNEMLGGSLQIGVTYGLRSTFTPALVAFVRKYPQVKVNVVFATSAELLEKLNKFELDFVLSFSEDTDAKHLKYQELYSSQLVLVTSPNSELAKRTHITLDEVAALPLALPEQGYSTTHFVLKAFRQSHLQPNISVVINDIPTLLELVRSGDWNTILTQATIADDSTLSGVRIDGADMTRHAMIVSLKEMYEKRASAAFFKLLMNR is encoded by the coding sequence ATGGAACTCCGACAACTTCGTTATTTTCTCAAAGCCAAAGAGCTGCTCAATTTTACGGAAGCGGCCAACAGTTTGTACATTAGCCAAAGTACATTATCTCAGCAAATCAGGCAGTTAGAAGACGAACTGGGTTTGCCACTTTTCGATAGGGTAGGCAAAAAAGTAGCTCTCACGGAAGCGGGGGAGGTGTTTGCCGAATACGCATTTCATAGCCTCCAAAAAGCGAAAGACGGCTATTTGGCACTCAAAGATTTGAACGAAATGCTCGGCGGAAGCCTGCAAATCGGTGTAACTTATGGTTTGCGCTCTACGTTTACGCCTGCGTTGGTGGCTTTTGTCCGAAAATATCCGCAAGTAAAAGTGAATGTGGTGTTTGCAACATCGGCGGAACTGCTGGAAAAGCTCAATAAATTTGAGTTGGATTTTGTGTTGAGTTTCAGCGAAGATACGGACGCTAAACACCTGAAATATCAGGAGTTGTACTCATCGCAATTGGTGTTGGTTACTTCGCCCAACTCCGAGTTGGCCAAGCGCACGCACATTACACTGGACGAAGTGGCCGCCTTGCCCTTGGCTTTGCCTGAGCAAGGTTACAGCACCACGCATTTTGTGTTAAAGGCTTTTCGGCAAAGCCATTTGCAACCCAATATTTCGGTGGTAATCAATGATATTCCGACGCTGCTCGAACTGGTCAGAAGTGGTGACTGGAATACGATTTTGACGCAAGCCACCATTGCGGACGATAGCACGCTTTCGGGCGTTCGGATAGACGGCGCAGACATGACGCGCCACGCCATGATTGTTTCGCTCAAAGAAATGTACGAGAAACGCGCTTCTGCGGCGTTTTTTAAATTGCTTATGAATAGATAA